A region of Dehalococcoidales bacterium DNA encodes the following proteins:
- a CDS encoding YCF48-related protein has protein sequence MKKLITGILALLLIIAAGCENNAGTTEPAGADTSQGEWELVYEAEDNQHYHALYFTDVNNGWAVGDSGAILHFGDSGYSWEVRESGTESDLNCIHFSSKQRGWIAGSEGTLGITTDGGNTWAWQRPREGSGGSFTDIYFTDESTGWLVNNYGKILHTEDSGVTWVSQDSGTHYALTSVHFLNSEKGWATATNRIVLITTDGGNSWNTAEVNLSLPGGTLFTDVFFIDGMNGWITTTTMASSDSRVTYSPLLHTTDGGESWFVQASPPDKWLRRISLVDGDVGWLLGMSGLYYTEDGGISWSSRLDSGGDPFVDICLVDNLHLWVLSYTGNIYKYAANAEKSKEPSTESWQVGEKWEYGQQAIWGDIMVGLETDREGGQIPRYYISTYDLRSREKERVLE, from the coding sequence GTGAAAAAGCTGATAACAGGTATCCTTGCGCTGCTGTTAATCATAGCCGCTGGATGTGAGAATAACGCTGGTACTACTGAGCCCGCCGGTGCCGATACGTCTCAAGGTGAATGGGAGTTGGTTTACGAAGCTGAAGATAACCAGCACTATCACGCATTGTATTTTACCGATGTGAACAACGGCTGGGCAGTCGGCGATTCCGGTGCTATTCTGCACTTCGGGGACAGCGGTTATTCGTGGGAGGTCAGGGAAAGTGGGACAGAGAGTGACCTGAACTGCATCCACTTCTCCAGCAAGCAAAGAGGTTGGATAGCCGGTTCTGAAGGTACGCTTGGCATCACCACGGATGGTGGAAATACCTGGGCATGGCAGCGGCCCAGAGAAGGCTCCGGTGGCTCGTTCACGGATATTTATTTTACAGATGAGTCCACCGGCTGGCTGGTAAATAATTACGGGAAAATACTCCATACCGAAGATAGTGGTGTGACCTGGGTATCCCAGGATAGCGGTACTCACTACGCTCTTACGTCAGTTCACTTCCTGAATTCTGAAAAGGGATGGGCAACAGCAACCAACCGGATTGTTCTTATCACAACCGATGGCGGTAATAGCTGGAATACAGCAGAAGTTAATCTGTCTTTACCCGGTGGAACCCTGTTCACTGATGTGTTCTTTATTGATGGTATGAACGGATGGATAACCACTACTACCATGGCAAGCTCTGATTCACGAGTAACCTACTCACCTCTCCTCCACACCACAGATGGTGGCGAGTCATGGTTCGTGCAGGCATCACCGCCGGACAAGTGGCTGAGGCGTATCAGTTTGGTAGATGGGGATGTTGGTTGGTTGCTAGGCATGAGTGGATTGTACTACACGGAGGATGGCGGTATTTCGTGGAGTTCCCGGTTGGATAGCGGGGGTGACCCCTTCGTGGATATATGCCTCGTGGATAATCTGCATCTTTGGGTTCTTAGCTACACAGGTAATATCTATAAGTACGCTGCCAATGCGGAAAAGAGCAAAGAACCATCAACTGAGAGCTGGCAGGTTGGCGAGAAATGGGAGTATGGTCAGCAGGCTATCTGGGGGGACATTATGGTCGGTCTTGAAACCGACCGCGAGGGTGGTCAGATACCCAGGTACTATATTTCTACATATGACCTGCGCTCACGGGAGAAAGAGCGGGTGCTGGAG
- a CDS encoding NAD(P)H-hydrate dehydratase — protein MKVVTVDEMRSIEEACASIGQPASVLMENAGKAVAEQVRDAVGIVEGQGILLLIGPGNNGGDGLVSARYLHDWGARVSLYLLGNRHSDDPNLKLVQERKITCVQKTQDENLTTLGAMLSLASVVIDAVFGTGRSRPLTGIFREALEAVNREQASRPTLRLFALDLPSGLDADTGSADIACLHVDNTIALGFPKVGLFNAAEAARAGQITTVDIGIPDGLADEVAVELISDAWVRSVLPKRPLLANKGSFGRVMVVAGSERYIGAAYLACSGAMRVGAGLVTLATTPTVQSIVASALIETTYLPLPEAHRGIVSPEAAGLLHEELDSYGVLLMGCGLGQSPPTVEFIREVLFGQHPARLPLVLDADALNTLAGIPDWWQQLPDDAILTPHPGEMSRLAGVTVDEVQSDRIGTARRTAREWRKTVVLKGAYTVVAAPDGQCMVSVIANPGLASAGTGDVLAGAIAGLRAQGQSPTEAAACGVYLHGQAGESVKARLGDTGMVASDLLRALPLVIKQLKENINDTTSAK, from the coding sequence GTGAAAGTAGTAACTGTTGACGAGATGCGCAGTATCGAAGAGGCCTGTGCCAGCATTGGCCAACCTGCCAGCGTGCTCATGGAGAATGCCGGGAAGGCAGTGGCAGAGCAGGTCAGGGATGCAGTGGGTATCGTTGAGGGACAGGGTATTCTCCTCCTCATCGGACCGGGAAACAACGGCGGCGACGGCCTGGTCTCTGCCCGTTACCTGCACGATTGGGGAGCGCGTGTCAGCCTCTATCTTCTCGGTAACAGGCACTCAGACGACCCGAACCTGAAACTGGTCCAGGAGCGTAAAATCACCTGTGTCCAGAAAACCCAGGATGAGAACCTGACCACGCTTGGGGCAATGCTCTCATTAGCGAGTGTCGTTATCGATGCCGTATTCGGCACTGGCCGGAGCCGTCCCCTCACAGGTATTTTCCGGGAGGCGCTTGAGGCGGTGAACCGTGAACAGGCAAGTCGCCCGACCCTCCGTCTTTTCGCGCTGGACCTGCCGTCCGGCCTCGACGCCGACACCGGCTCGGCTGATATCGCCTGCCTCCACGTTGACAACACGATTGCGCTCGGTTTCCCCAAGGTCGGTCTTTTCAACGCCGCTGAAGCGGCGAGGGCCGGCCAAATCACCACCGTTGACATCGGGATACCAGACGGTCTGGCCGATGAGGTAGCCGTGGAGCTTATCTCCGATGCCTGGGTCCGGTCTGTACTCCCGAAACGCCCACTGCTGGCCAACAAAGGGAGTTTCGGCAGGGTCATGGTCGTTGCCGGCTCCGAACGATACATCGGTGCTGCCTATCTCGCCTGCAGCGGTGCGATGCGGGTCGGTGCCGGACTGGTTACCCTGGCCACGACGCCGACAGTGCAGTCAATCGTAGCCTCCGCACTTATCGAGACAACCTATCTGCCCCTGCCTGAAGCCCATCGCGGCATTGTTTCACCAGAGGCCGCCGGACTCCTGCACGAGGAACTTGACAGCTACGGCGTCCTCCTGATGGGCTGCGGCCTGGGGCAAAGTCCACCAACGGTGGAATTCATCAGGGAAGTCCTGTTCGGACAGCACCCGGCACGCTTGCCCCTGGTGCTGGATGCCGATGCCCTCAATACCTTAGCAGGGATTCCAGACTGGTGGCAACAGCTACCCGATGATGCTATACTTACTCCACACCCCGGCGAAATGTCCCGGCTGGCCGGAGTCACTGTCGACGAGGTGCAGTCGGACAGGATAGGGACTGCCAGAAGGACTGCCCGGGAGTGGCGGAAAACGGTCGTGCTCAAGGGTGCGTATACTGTTGTCGCCGCACCGGACGGACAGTGCATGGTGAGCGTGATAGCCAACCCTGGACTTGCCTCGGCAGGTACCGGCGACGTTCTGGCCGGTGCTATAGCCGGACTGCGGGCGCAGGGCCAGTCGCCTACAGAGGCCGCCGCTTGCGGTGTCTATCTACACGGTCAGGCCGGAGAGAGTGTTAAGGCCAGGTTAGGGGATACCGGCATGGTAGCCAGCGACCTGCTCCGCGCGCTGCCGCTGGTAATTAAACAGCTTAAAGAGAATATTAATGACACTACCTCTGCGAAGTAA
- a CDS encoding type III pantothenate kinase translates to MTLPLRSKDMLLAIDIGNTNITFGVFDGENLLATWRMATNVNKMPDEYAIAMLSMLGHRDLTPSNITGIAMCSTVPPLIVIFEELFQHYFGITPLIVSPGVKTGVRIRFDNPREVGPDRIANAAAAHHLYEGPVIVVDVGTATTFDVVSREGDWVGGVVAPGIAGAADALFTRTAALPRIELVAPAQAIGSNTISAMQAGVIFGYAGLIEGILARIQKQLGEKAKVVATGGYARLIVGETPALDMVNPDITLIGLRLIYLMNA, encoded by the coding sequence ATGACACTACCTCTGCGAAGTAAGGACATGCTGCTGGCAATAGACATCGGCAACACCAATATCACCTTTGGTGTCTTCGACGGGGAGAATCTGCTGGCTACCTGGCGTATGGCTACCAACGTCAACAAGATGCCGGACGAATACGCAATCGCAATGCTGAGCATGCTCGGCCACCGGGACCTGACACCATCCAATATCACGGGAATAGCCATGTGCAGCACTGTCCCGCCCCTGATTGTCATTTTTGAGGAGCTCTTCCAGCATTACTTCGGTATTACCCCGCTGATAGTGAGTCCGGGTGTCAAGACCGGAGTACGTATCCGCTTCGACAATCCCCGGGAGGTTGGGCCGGACCGGATTGCCAATGCTGCTGCCGCCCATCACCTCTACGAAGGACCCGTAATCGTGGTAGACGTCGGGACGGCAACCACATTCGACGTCGTGTCCCGGGAGGGTGATTGGGTCGGCGGGGTGGTTGCGCCCGGCATTGCCGGCGCCGCCGATGCCTTATTCACACGGACGGCGGCACTGCCCAGGATAGAGCTGGTCGCCCCGGCGCAGGCCATTGGCAGCAATACGATCTCAGCGATGCAGGCCGGCGTCATCTTCGGTTACGCCGGTCTGATTGAGGGAATACTAGCCCGCATCCAGAAACAGTTGGGGGAGAAGGCCAAGGTCGTGGCCACCGGGGGATATGCCCGGTTGATAGTGGGCGAGACCCCTGCACTTGACATGGTCAACCCGGATATCACCCTGATAGGACTGAGACTTATCTACCTGATGAATGCCTGA
- the coaBC gene encoding bifunctional phosphopantothenoylcysteine decarboxylase/phosphopantothenate--cysteine ligase CoaBC: protein MLTDKTVVLGVTGGIAAYKAADLASKLTQGGAIVNVIMTGSAMEFVAPLTFRAITHRPVVTSMFELNSEFSVEHIALAEAADIVVIAPATANIIAKIATGIADDMLTTTVLATKAPVVVAPAMNVNMWQNPVTQENVLRLKERGFTFVGPGYGRLASGSMGLGRFVDISEIMGTVQQVLGRKGDLAGKGIVVTAGGTREAIDPVRYIGNRSSGKMGFALAEAARDRGATVTLITAPVSLPVPAGMEVINVESVVEMNEAVAKATTKADALIMAAAPADYVAKSVADQKIKKGSAALTVDLVKAPDIISEVSGDFIKVGFSAETENLLDNARGKLERKRLDLMVANDVTAADSGFGVDTNKVTIIDREGKTEDLPLMTKREVADRVLDRVVGLLTSG, encoded by the coding sequence ATGCTAACTGATAAGACAGTAGTACTGGGAGTGACCGGAGGCATTGCCGCCTATAAGGCGGCCGACCTGGCGAGCAAGCTTACCCAGGGCGGGGCTATAGTGAACGTTATCATGACCGGGTCCGCCATGGAGTTCGTTGCGCCGCTGACATTCCGTGCCATCACGCACCGGCCGGTAGTCACCAGTATGTTCGAGCTTAACTCCGAGTTCAGCGTTGAGCATATCGCTCTGGCCGAGGCGGCGGATATAGTGGTCATTGCCCCGGCAACAGCAAACATCATCGCAAAAATCGCCACCGGCATTGCCGACGACATGCTGACCACTACCGTCCTCGCCACCAAAGCACCGGTGGTCGTGGCACCGGCGATGAACGTCAATATGTGGCAGAACCCGGTCACCCAGGAGAACGTCCTCCGTCTGAAGGAGAGGGGCTTCACATTCGTCGGGCCGGGGTACGGGCGTCTCGCCTCGGGCAGTATGGGCCTGGGACGCTTCGTCGACATCAGCGAAATCATGGGCACCGTGCAGCAGGTGCTGGGCAGAAAGGGCGACCTCGCCGGGAAAGGCATCGTTGTTACCGCCGGCGGTACGCGGGAAGCTATCGACCCGGTGCGCTATATCGGGAACCGCTCCTCGGGCAAGATGGGCTTTGCCCTGGCGGAAGCAGCCCGGGACAGAGGGGCGACGGTTACATTGATTACCGCCCCGGTATCGCTGCCGGTACCGGCAGGCATGGAGGTTATCAACGTAGAATCAGTCGTTGAAATGAATGAGGCGGTAGCCAAGGCCACTACGAAAGCGGATGCACTGATAATGGCGGCCGCTCCCGCCGACTACGTGGCGAAGAGTGTCGCCGACCAGAAGATAAAGAAGGGGTCTGCTGCCCTCACCGTAGACCTGGTGAAGGCACCGGACATCATCAGCGAAGTCAGCGGGGACTTTATCAAGGTGGGCTTCTCCGCCGAGACGGAGAACCTGCTGGACAACGCCAGAGGGAAGCTGGAGCGAAAGCGGCTTGACCTGATGGTGGCCAACGATGTTACCGCCGCCGACAGCGGCTTCGGGGTCGATACCAATAAGGTGACCATCATCGATAGAGAGGGCAAGACGGAAGACCTGCCCCTGATGACCAAGCGAGAGGTAGCCGACAGGGTGCTGGACAGGGTGGTGGGGTTGTTAACATCCGGCTAG